One Aegilops tauschii subsp. strangulata cultivar AL8/78 chromosome 2, Aet v6.0, whole genome shotgun sequence genomic window, CGTCCCCGCTGCGGAACCTGGGTGTCACCGGCGAGATCCCGCCCGCTCTGCTCGGCGGCGTGTACGTACGTAACGGCGCGAACCCACTACTCCCGCCGACGGCAGGGCACCACCTCTTCGACGGCGACGGGATGCTCCACGTGGTGTCGCTGCCGTCATCTTCGTCTTTGGCGCCGTCGGGGGCATCTTACACGCGTCGGTTCACGCGCACCAGCCGGCTCGCGCAGGAGGAGGCGCTGGGCCGGTGTGCGTTCCCAAAGGCCATCGGCGAGCTTCACGGCGGCGCGGGCCTCGCCCGGCTCGCTCTCTTCGGCCTCCGCGCGGCTGCCGGCGTCGTTGATGTCAGAAACGGCGCCGGCGCTGCAAACGCCGGGCTCGTCTACTTTGGTGACCGTCTCCTCGCGCTATCTGAGGACGACCTGCCGTATCACGTGCACGTCGGCAGCGGCGGTGACCTGAGCACCGTAGGCCGGTTGGACTTCGCCGGGCAGCTGCGCTCCCCAATGATCGCGCACCCGAAGGTCGACCCCGTCACCGGGGAACTCTTCGCGCTGAGCTACGACCCCGTGAGGAGGCCGTACCTGCGGTACTTCCACGTGGACCCGGCCACCGGCGAGAAGTCCCGCGATGTGGAGGTGGCACTCCGGCAGCCGACGATGGTGCACGACTTTGCCGTCACCGAGACCTTCACCGTGATCCCCGACCAGCAGGTGGTGTTCGACATGGGCCGGATGCTACGTGGCGGCTCGCCGCTCGTGCACGACGCCGGGAAGGTCTCCCGCTTCGGCCTACTCCCGCGGTACGTACAGCTGCATGCAGAGCCAACAGCCATGCATGTCGACACGTGTCAAAATTTGATGTTCCCCTTGTCCACGTGTCACCCAAATTTTCACACGTGTCTATCGATGGTttgtttgctctgtatgtagGTATGACTCGGACGATTCCCGGATGCGGTGGTTTGACGTGCCGGACTGCTTCTGCTTCCACGTCTGGAATGCATGGGAGGAGACCGACCACGCCGGCGACGGGCCGGACACCGTCGTCATCATTTGCTCCTGCATGACGCCGCCTGACGCGCTCTTCTCGGAAGCCGCCGCCGATGCCACGGCGAACTTGCGCGCCACCCTGACCGAGATCCGGCTGGACCTCCGGACGGGGATGTCGCGGCGGCGTGAGCTTGCCTCGGGGCTGAGCCTGGAGGCCGGCACTGTGAACCGGACCCTGCTGGGGCGGCGGACGCGGTACGCGTACCTCGCCATCGCGGAGCCGTGGCCGCGGTGCCGGGGCGTGGCCAAGGTGGACCTGGCGACCGGTGAGGCTGTCGCGGTGCATCAGTACGGCACCGGGCGGTTCGGCGGCGAAGCGTCGTTCGTGCCGGCGGCTGACGATGATGAGAGGGAGGACGAGGGGCACGTGGTGGTGATGGTGCACGATGAGGCGGCGAGCACGTCAGAGCTGGCCGTGCTAGACGCGGTCACCATGGAGGCGGTGACAACGGTGGCGCTGCCGTGCCGCGTGCCCTACGGCTTCCATGGCGCGTTCCTCACTAGAGACCAGCTCGCCACTCAGAGGACTTTTATCTCCTAGCTAGCATAATTTCATTCTGCTTAGCTACTGGTAAGTCGCCTAAAAATCATATTTCCGCATGAAGGAAGCAGCCGGTGGGTAAAATCTAAGAAAGCGATCAAGCCATTCATTTCGCATTCGGGGGCTTAAAACGAATCGAGTAACCTAAAAAATATTCTCAGTCAACTCACAACTAGTCAATCCCAATTTGTGTTCTTGAATTATTAGCTTGATTTTTCATTAAGAAATCAAATCTGAACTTCTTAGCCTATGCAATGGGGGGCAACTAGTATAGGATCAGCACCTCAAGTGCGATCATGCGATCTGGTCAGCAAGACCATTGGATGCATATCTCATGGTACAGATCGAGCATAGGTGGGATTGATGGTTTCTCTTGCATTGGAGCCCTTATACTTTGACATTTTAGTACTCTTAGCGATACTCACTTGACGTTGTTTGAAATTGATAGACCAAGTAAGTTTCTACAGAATATTGTGCATACTTTAGAAAAATAATATATCTACAGAAAGTAAATTACAAgtaaaatattttttttgcaAGTAAAATATGAATCTACAAAACCATCAtgtctttttttttccttttgttgTTCAGGCTGTACTGAAGCAaaaggaacaataaaaaaactgAGGATATTTAAAATACGCGTGTACTCTTTTGATGGAAACATTCTTGGTTGCAAAACTTGAAAATTGGTACAAAAACATAATGAAAACAGTTCTCTCTACACAGTTCCAAACAAAATGTACAGAAAAGAAGATTTCACGGTGCCAATTCATCACCAAAAAGAAGATTAGTTCCCCACAAAAAAAGAAGATTAGTTGCCCAAAAATTCAGGAGCACATGCGTATCTACAAACAAGAAATTTTCACTGTATAACATATACAGACAAAGAAGATTCTTGTTCTCAAAATTGAAGAACGGAGGGGGCTTGATGTGGAATGAGatgaacatgcagaggagcaccAACGGGGCGGCAGACGGATCAGACGCCGAAGGTGTTTGGGCCGCTGCATCCATGGAGGCAAGTGTCGGGGACTAGACGGTGAATTGGAAGAAGACGTGGCGCTGCTTGCGGCGGAGGAGCACGAGATGGTGGCTGCGGACCCCGACGTCGCCGGAGACGGAGGTGTCGCATCTTGGAGTTGGCAGATCTAGCCGTAGTAAAGCTGAAGTATATCAGGTCTGGCCCTATGAGGCATAGGTGCGGTTGATTCGGCGAGGTCGGCGGCGCACATCAGGGAGACGATGGTGCCAGAGAGAGGTTTCATCGAAATCCAATGAAAATGTCAAACGTGGGGCAACGCGGGAGGGAGCTCAGCCTACAATATTTGTTACGTGGAGGGTGCTTGCGAAAATGTCTAGCATCTGTCCACCTTAATCGATCTGTGCCATAGGATTTCCATCCAATGGCCCAGGTAATGGGATCGCATGATCGCACTGTAGGTGCTGATCCTATACTAGTTGCCCCCGCAATATTACAATAGGCAGGAGCTTGCTCATTAAGGAAAAAAATGATAATTGAATAAGCAACTTTGGTCCAAAACCGATACATTAGCGACACATACATTAGTGAACAGTGACGACATCCTACAACGCAACGATGGATTCCGATGGAGCCCCTCTGACGTCTACACCAGCCTCAAGGACGCACACCAGTCAAGTCTACACCTCTGTCGCCCACGCGACCATACTAGGCGCCAAGAAAGACAACAACCTATCCAAAACCGCCGCTAACGGTAATCTACCGGAGGTACACCAATAGATCGGAAGTCCGCTGACTATAGGTGACAtctacttgtgcttcaaaatatgTATTTTACTTGGGCTATAAGCCATGTATACCGACTCAGACCCATATAACCCTACCTCTCGACGACGTGTATAAAAGGAGCTAGGGGGCTCTCGAGTCGGTAGCCAACAAACGCATCTCTCATGTAAGACACAACCAATACTGTATAGACATGCAGGAGTATGGCATTACCTCATCTTCCGGGTAAATCCTCGTCTCATGTGCTTCCAATCTAATCATCTATGTGTGTCGCCCTATGATTAGTATCCGCCGGTATAGGAACCGACGGATCTGATACAAATttacaccaacaaccgctcaaaCATACGAAACTCAGCAACGCGcgggcacacacacacacgcacgcacgcacgcacgcacgcgcgcgcgcacgcacacacacacacacacccaccccAACACCGCGCCCCAGTGCATTTGTTCATGGGCGGTTGCTTACAGATAATGTGTTGGTTGCATATGTGTGTGCATGCAATTAGGCAACGGAAAAGGAAGAAACCTCTTTGTGCTGGGAAGTTAGACATGATGAAAGCGTATGACCGAGTTGAGTGGTCCTTCCTGGAGAAAGTCTTGCGACGGTTTGGGTTTGTCCAAGGGTGGATTGATATGATTATGGGATGTGTCCGGACAGCCAAATTTTCGGTAAAGCTTAACAGTGGTTTTTCAGAGATGTTTCTTCCTTCCAGGGGGCTTAAGCAAGGTGACCTGTTGTCCCCGtatttgtttctgttctgtgttGAAGGGTTCTATGCCCTTTTGAAGAAAGCTCAGCAAGACAAGCGAATCAGTGGTGTGTCTTTTGGAGGCACTGGGCCCCAGGTGACCCATCTTTTGTTTGCTGATGACAACATAGTGTTCTTGGAAGGGACCCAAAGCAACATGGAGGCCCTCAGAAGTATTCTGCTTGTGTATGAAGGTGCGTCTGGGCAGAGGGTGAATTTTCAGAAATCATCTATCTTCTTTGGGAAAGGTTGCCAAGAGGAAAATAAGGCAACTCTGAAAGGCATTATCGGAATCAAGTCCAAAGCACTTAGCGAAAAATATTTGGGTCTACCGACAGCGGTGGGCAGATCTAAGGATGGGACTTTTAAGTATGTTAAAGAGAGCTCCAAGGGCAAGGTGGTTGGCTGGAAGTGGAAAGGGCTATCTAAAGCAGCTAAGGAAGTTCTGGCCAAGTCCGGGCTGCAAGCGACACCGACATTCACCATGAGTTTTTTCAAACTCTCAAAGAAAATGTGCCGGAACCTGACATCCATCTCATCCAACTTCTGGTGGGGTTCAGCTCTTGGTGAAAATAAGGTGCACTGGGTAGCTTGGGATAAAATGTGCTTACCAAAACGAGAGGGAGGCATGGGTTTCAGAAACTTTGAAGCTTTCAATCAGGCTCTCCTGGGGAAGCAAGCTTGACGGATCATGCAAGTTCCAGATTCTCTGTGTGCCAGAGTGCTTGGTGCGAGATATTTCAAAGATTCTTCTATCATGAACGCTACTTGTCCCTCAAATGGCTCGTTTACGTTTCACAGTATCCTACACGGTGGGGATCTCTTGAGGGAGGGAGTGGTTTGGAGGATTGGGAACGGGTCCAAAGTCCTCAGCCACCATGACAATTGGATCCCCGGGAAGGGTTGTCTACGTCCACTGGGACAAACTTTCATGCAAGGCATTACGAGGGTGGCTGACCTGTTGAATGAGTAGGGGAGCATGTGGGACGAAGCAAAAGTTGATGCTATGTTTACACCTGAAGATGTTTCTGATATTAGACAAATACCGGTGGGAGGGAATGGTGTGGAGGATATCTTGGCATGGAACTACACTAAAGACGGCGAGTTTACTGTTCGGTCTGCGTATCACTTGGCCATGAACGTGAGAAGGGCGACGTCCGGACGGCCGGGGTCGTCGTCGTCGGTGGAGACTCATAGAAACTGGCTGGCCATGTGGAACTCTCACGTGCCTAATAAAAGTAAGGTCCACACATGGAGGCTCATGTCAAATGGTTTGGCCACTGGATCCGAACTGCACCGGAGAAGGATTAAGCCAGGAATCTTCTGTTCGGTTTGTGGAAGAGAGGAGACACTGCTTCACCGGTTTTGGAACTGCTATCACTCGAAGCTGTTCTGGCAGGAGCTGGCTGAGAGGAGAGGTGTTGCACCTGCGTACCCGCCGGGCGGGATAACCACCAATCATGCTGTTGGTCGATGGCTCCGGAGCTGGATGGGAGACGCCAAGGACGAGGAGAGGGAAATGTTGATGCAGGGTGGCTACGGCTTATGGCTAGCTCGGAATGATACGAGGGAGGGAGTTCGCATCAAGTCAGCGCATGATGTTGCTGTATCTGTGTCCTCGTTCATGGACGAGTGGAACGAAGTGGTGAAGAAGAAGGCCAGAGACAACATCAAACCGGTGCCGGAAGTGTGGCAGCCACCAGAGACCGACTGGATGAAGACCAATGTGGATGGGGCGATCTCCAAAGTAACCGGCAATGGGGGAGGGGGTGTGGTTACACCATGGGGGTGCTTTCCGTGGGGCGGTGGCCCAGTTCTTCCCGCATACCTACAAGCCCGAACTAGTGGAGCTGAAGGCTTGTCGACAGGCGCTTCTGTTCGGGAGAGAGCTCGGAGTTCAGCGGATACAGGTCGAGCTGGATTGCAGGGAAGCGGTG contains:
- the LOC109749210 gene encoding 9-cis-epoxycarotenoid dioxygenase NCED3, chloroplastic-like, with product MDMDYSAVGLQQYIAPISSHKPMAHCPHLRSPAPATLPPPPSSTMNALQLPFQPLKPSSILNTTTLKGLFATALNLLEDRVIVPLEARRQLPSCVDPAVQLAGNFAPVQEMPSPLRNLGVTGEIPPALLGGVYVRNGANPLLPPTAGHHLFDGDGMLHVVSLPSSSSLAPSGASYTRRFTRTSRLAQEEALGRCAFPKAIGELHGGAGLARLALFGLRAAAGVVDVRNGAGAANAGLVYFGDRLLALSEDDLPYHVHVGSGGDLSTVGRLDFAGQLRSPMIAHPKVDPVTGELFALSYDPVRRPYLRYFHVDPATGEKSRDVEVALRQPTMVHDFAVTETFTVIPDQQVVFDMGRMLRGGSPLVHDAGKVSRFGLLPRYDSDDSRMRWFDVPDCFCFHVWNAWEETDHAGDGPDTVVIICSCMTPPDALFSEAAADATANLRATLTEIRLDLRTGMSRRRELASGLSLEAGTVNRTLLGRRTRYAYLAIAEPWPRCRGVAKVDLATGEAVAVHQYGTGRFGGEASFVPAADDDEREDEGHVVVMVHDEAASTSELAVLDAVTMEAVTTVALPCRVPYGFHGAFLTRDQLATQRTFIS